Genomic window (Chondrocystis sp. NIES-4102):
TTGTAGAGGCTGGAGAACCCTTAACTGATGGCCCTGCTAATCCCCATGAGATTTTAGAGACATACTTTAATTACCATTTACCTGAAAAAGGTTGTTATCAAGCCTCTCTAATTGGTCTACAACAAGCACAACTATTTTTAGTGCGTCAGGTACAGTCTGTGTATCAGAGTCAAGGAATTGATATCTCGGATAAACATATCGAGGTAATTGTTAGACAGATGACCAATAAGGTTAGGATAGATGACGGTGGCGATACAATTATTCTTCCTGGGGAATTGCTTGAGTTACGTCAAATTGAGCAAGTAAACGAAGCGATGTCTATTACTGGTGGCGCACCTGCTCAGTATACACCAGTGTTATTAGGTATTACTAAAGCATCCCTTAATACTGATAGCTTTATATCAGCAGCTTCATTCCAAGAAACCACTAGAGTTTTAACCGAAGCAGCAATTGAAGGTAAATCAGATTGGTTAAGAGGCTTGAAAGAAAACGTCATTATTGGTCGTCTCATTCCTGCGGGAACTGGCTTTAATGCCCATGATGAACCTGCATCATCTCGCAATGATCTTGATTCTTCCTATCGCAGTAATGGGTTGTATGGATATGGGGATGATTTTGACTCTTACCGTTTGGACGAGGAATTAACAGCAGGAATAGAAACCATGCCCCTTCGTTCCTATAAAAACCTAAGTGATGATGAAAATGTCATTCTCGATGATCATACAGCTAGAGCCTATACTGGTTTAGATGATTCCGAGTTTGATATGGATATGGATATGGATTACGGGGAGGAAGAGTAGTATATATTCCCTTTTGTTGCAAGAGGGTTAGTTAACTAGGTTAAGACTACAAGCGGTGCAATGATTAAATAAGAGAAATCTTAAAATATCACAGCATCGCTTTTTTACGTCGGCTCTATTTACAATGAACATTAGTTGTTGCGAATTACTTGATTTCTTGTTGTTAAGATAATTTTGAAAATATATGAATACAATAGATAATCATTCCAGTCAATCACTAGTAGATGACCAGAAATTAGAACTTGCTGCCCATGTTCATGATGAAGAATCTTTAAGACAAATAATTAATCGTTTATCTCGGATTGAAGGTCATATTCGCGGTATAAAAACTATGGTGAGAGAAAATCGCCCTTGTCCAGAAGTTCTTAATCAAATTGCAGCCGTTAAAGGGGCAATATCTAGTGTATCTAAGATAATCTTAGAAGAGCATTTAGAGGAGTGTATAGTTCGTGCTGCTAATCAAGGCAATTTAGAAACAGAAATTAAAGAGTTGAAAAACACTTTAAAACGTTTTTTAGCCTAAACTGGTGATCTGATTGAGAATAGGCTGTTATTCAATCGCCTGATGAGGTTATATGATATATAAAACTAAGATAGTCAAAGTTTGTTTATCCAGTTTTTCGCTCGGCATCTTTAGTTTATTTATTAATGTTGTAGTTTTAAATATTCAGATTCGTGCTATTGCTCAAGACTCGGCATCTTCACCAGATAGAGATAAAGCAGTAAATACAGTTAAAACTACTATAGAACCAGCAATATTATCAGAAATTAATCGAGTTAGAACTAATCCTCAAGGTTATGCTCAATGGTTGGAAGAACAACGTCGTTATTATGATGGTATTTGGCTAAAATTACCTGGAGAAAAGCCAATTAGAACTAATAAGGGATTAAAAGCCTTGGAAGAAGCGATCGCCATTTTGAAAACGCAAGATCCCTTACCCCCTTTAGATATTTCTACACAAACTGCTGCAACAGCTAATAGTAAACTAGAAAATTTTGCTACTGCTAATAATATTCAAAATATTAGTTATGGTAGAGTTACCCCTCAAGGAATAGTTATGAGTTTAGTGGTTGATGACTTATTCCCCGATCGCCGTCGTCGTCATAGTCTTTTAAGTTCTACTGCTGCTAATACTGGTGTGGTTTGTAAACCAGATCCTAGATACGCTAAAGTTTGCGCGATCGCTTATTCTGATTCTGATACTTCTAATGATGTTGCTCAAGCCCCTTCTACCACTTCTACACCTGAAACTACAGACACTCAAGCAACTTCTACACCTGAAACTACAGACACTCAACCATCTTCTACACCCCAAACTACAGACACTCAAGCAACTTCTACACCTGAAACTACAGACACTCAAGCAACTTCTACAACTTCTACACCCGAAACTAGTACTAATGAACCTGTAAGCGATGCTTTACCTCAGCCTCCGCAACCACAAAATCCTCCAAGTAATTCTGATACTACAGCATCAACATCGCCAAAAGAAGAGTCAGTAGCAATGGATGATCAAGCTTTAGAAGTTGCTCAAGCTGATAATAATAGTGAAATAAACGAACCTGAACCCGAAACTACCGAACCTGAACCCGAAATTACTGAACCAGAAATAAGCGAACCCGAAATAAGCGAACCTGAAATAAGCGAACCTGAAATAAGCGAACCAGAAATAAGCGAACCTGAAATAAACGAACCCGAAATAAACGAACCTGAAATAAGCGAACCTGAAATAAGCGAACCCGAAATAAGCGAACCCGAAATAAACGAACCTGAAATAAGCGAACCCGAAATAAACGAACCTGAAATAAGCGAACCCGAAATAAACGAACCTGAAGCAACATCAAAAGACGAAAATGTAGCAGTGTTTGAAGCAGAAGAAAATTCCGAGTCAGAAGTGGCTATTAATTCTACAAATTCGGGGTTATTAGAATATATAGAAAGAGGAATACTAGAAACAGGCGATCGCACAATAGCTGAAGATGGTAGTTTGTACGATTCTTATCCTCTCGAAGGTAAAGCGGGTGATTCTTTTGTAATTTATCTTGAAAGCGAGGAATTTGATCCTTTTGTAGCCTTAATAGATAGCAAAGGTAATATTGTTGAGCAAAACGATGATATCGATGACGATGATAGTAACTCTCGCATTGAGGTAACTATTCCCGAAGATGGCGTTTATAACGTGATTGTTAATGCTTATGATCAAGGTGGCAAAGGTAATTATATTTTAACTGTCCGCCGTTAGTTAGTTATCAGCCAAAAGCTAAATATCGACTTTATTGTTAGAGATCAATTACCCATACCAGTTAATAAACACAAAATAAAAACCTCACTCCATTCAACCACTGCGCCGTAGGTATCTCCTGTGTGTCCTCCTAAGTGCTTATAAAACCAGTATCCTGTCGCAATAGCGATCGCCATACTACCAATAACGATTATACTAATTTGCCACCAGGGTAGATATTCAATAGTGAACCATAAACTATCAAAAGCTAGCAAAAATAAAAACCCTAATAATATATCTTGAGGTAAACGTAAATTAGCTTGATGAAATGCACCCTTACCCGAAGAGCGAAGATAAGGATAAAAAGCGATCGCAACTACTTGTCCCCATCTTGCCCAACTTGCCGTATGTAACAACACTAACCACAAAGGTAACGACATTTCACTTAGAGATACAGTCTTTAATAAAATAATAATTACAGCAGCGATCGCCCCAAATGCTCCTGTGACACTATCTTTCATTACTATTAAACGACGAGCAGGATCTGTTACTGATAATCCATCTGCACTATCCATCGCCCCATCTAAATGCAAGCCCCCTGTTATTACTACCCAAGTCGCTACAATTAAGGCACTGATAGTTAAGGGTGGTAAATTAAAAAACTCTAAAATTATTTTGCCTAAAAATAATAATATCCCAATCAGTAAACCTACTATCGGACACCAACGCGCAATTCTTGTCCAATTATTAGTCCACTGAGTAGGTAGAGGAATTATTGTATAAAATATTACAGAGCTTAAAAAAGAAGTTATTAATTCAATCATTCATAATTACAGGTAATAAATAAGCATGGTTGAAGTAGATAAAGACTAAATTAAAAATTCATTAAATACTGGGGAAATCTTGGGCTAATATTGTTTCATAGGCTACTTTATTCATATGGCATATTTCCCACAACTAAATATAGACCTCACCTAAGTAATTTGATAATCCCAATATACTTCTTATGAGTCAACATCACGGCACGCAATCTTTTCCCGCTCCCTGTATCGTCGATGAAGGAATAGTAATTAACCAAGATGATATTAAACGTTTACTAGTTGATTTGTGTTACGTACATTATATTTATACTGTCGAGGGACAAGTTAACAGTAAGGGTCGAGGATTAATTCAAGAAATATTTTCAGATTCCCATCAGGCTACGCTAGTGGCTAATGGTAAAATTTATATTAATATAAAAAGTTTTGATTATTTACAGTTAAGTAGATCTGCTGATGAATTGGCTCATTTTGATCTTATTCAAGATAATTGTCAATTAAGGTTAATTCCTGTTGCACCTATGCCTAAAGCTAGAATTACTAGAGACCTTGATGATGAGACAATTGAGGCTATGGTAACAGAAGCTTTAGCTGCTCGGTTAGATGTACAGTTTGATGACGATGAGTTTTAATATAGCTATTTGCTCGTAGCTTTTCACTTAGGATAATAAATAGTGGGATTTTCATTTGAATGTCAGGCAGTCTGCAACCATACCCAAGCTAGGGCAGGGATTTTTAATACTCCTCACGGTATTGTAGAAACACCTCGATTTATGCCTGTTGGCACTCTGGCAACTGTTAAAGGAATTATTCCTCAGCAGCTTGAGGTAGCTAAAGCGCAAATGATTCTGGCGAATACCTATCATCTTCACTTACAACCAGGAGAAGATATTGTTAGGGAGGCTGGAGGTTTACATAGTTTTATGGCTTGGAAGCAGCCTATCTTAACAGATTCAGGAGGTTTCCAGGTTTTTAGTCTTAGTAAACTGCGCAAAATTACAGAAACAGGAGTTACTTTTAAGTCTCCTCGTGACGGTAGCATTATTGAAATTACGCCAGAGCGATCAATTCAAATTCAAAACGCCTTGGGTGCTGATGTGATTATGGCATTTGATGAATGTCCCCCTGCAGACGCTACAAAAGAGCAAATACAAGCAGCTACAGATAGAAGTTATCGTTGGTTACAACGTTGTATTGAAGCTCATCAAAACCCCCAAAAACAAGCTTTGTTTGGTATTGTACAGGGAGGAATACACCTTGATCTAAGGACTCGTGCAGTAGAACAATTAGTAGAATTAAACTTACCTGGTTATGCTATCGGTGGAGTTAGTGTAGGAGAAAGCCCTGAATTAATTAACGCAACTGTTAAACATACTGCGCCTTTATTACCCGTTAATAAACCTCGCTACTTAATGGGAGTTGGGACTTATCGAGAAATGGCACAAGCGATCGCCCACGGTATAGATTTATTTGATTGTGTAATTCCTACTCGTTTGGGTCGTCATGGTACAGCTTTGGTACAAGGTCATAGGATTAATATCAAGAATGCTCAGTATAAACGAGACTATCAACCTCTAGATCCGACTTGTTCATGTTATGCCTGCCAGAATTTTAGTCGTGCTTATCTTAATCATATGGTGCGATCGCGTGAAATGTTGGGTTATATAATGTTATCTCTTCATAACATTACCGAATTAATTCGTTTTACACAGCAGATTCGTCAGGCAATTTTTAATAATACTTTTGCTCAGGAATTCTCCATGTGGCTGATGGATGCTTCTTTTTAAGAGCTTTATTTGATTTAAGGTTTTCTTGAAATTATGAGAATTTCGGACTGTAATATTTATATTTCTTGATTTTTAAGCAGTCTCTCAGTGATTATACTTAGTGAAACATTCGTTAACAAACAGTATTATTTCGGCAATATTACTTAATATTTCGATTTAAAAGTTTTGCTTACACCACAGCAAGAGTATTTAAGCATACTCAAGTCTAAATAAACTAGGAATTAATCATCATGAAGAGAAAAGCAGTTGTCATCGAAATCAATGAAGTTCCTTTAAAAGTCTTAAATCACTATCGTCAAATAAAACCCAATTCAACCATTGCCAAAATATTAAACGAATCCCTAACTCTGCAAACAG
Coding sequences:
- a CDS encoding putative membrane protein, whose translation is MIYKTKIVKVCLSSFSLGIFSLFINVVVLNIQIRAIAQDSASSPDRDKAVNTVKTTIEPAILSEINRVRTNPQGYAQWLEEQRRYYDGIWLKLPGEKPIRTNKGLKALEEAIAILKTQDPLPPLDISTQTAATANSKLENFATANNIQNISYGRVTPQGIVMSLVVDDLFPDRRRRHSLLSSTAANTGVVCKPDPRYAKVCAIAYSDSDTSNDVAQAPSTTSTPETTDTQATSTPETTDTQPSSTPQTTDTQATSTPETTDTQATSTTSTPETSTNEPVSDALPQPPQPQNPPSNSDTTASTSPKEESVAMDDQALEVAQADNNSEINEPEPETTEPEPEITEPEISEPEISEPEISEPEISEPEISEPEINEPEINEPEISEPEISEPEISEPEINEPEISEPEINEPEISEPEINEPEATSKDENVAVFEAEENSESEVAINSTNSGLLEYIERGILETGDRTIAEDGSLYDSYPLEGKAGDSFVIYLESEEFDPFVALIDSKGNIVEQNDDIDDDDSNSRIEVTIPEDGVYNVIVNAYDQGGKGNYILTVRR
- a CDS encoding cobalamin 5'-phosphate synthase translates to MIELITSFLSSVIFYTIIPLPTQWTNNWTRIARWCPIVGLLIGILLFLGKIILEFFNLPPLTISALIVATWVVITGGLHLDGAMDSADGLSVTDPARRLIVMKDSVTGAFGAIAAVIIILLKTVSLSEMSLPLWLVLLHTASWARWGQVVAIAFYPYLRSSGKGAFHQANLRLPQDILLGFLFLLAFDSLWFTIEYLPWWQISIIVIGSMAIAIATGYWFYKHLGGHTGDTYGAVVEWSEVFILCLLTGMGN
- a CDS encoding queuine tRNA-ribosyltransferase, with translation MGFSFECQAVCNHTQARAGIFNTPHGIVETPRFMPVGTLATVKGIIPQQLEVAKAQMILANTYHLHLQPGEDIVREAGGLHSFMAWKQPILTDSGGFQVFSLSKLRKITETGVTFKSPRDGSIIEITPERSIQIQNALGADVIMAFDECPPADATKEQIQAATDRSYRWLQRCIEAHQNPQKQALFGIVQGGIHLDLRTRAVEQLVELNLPGYAIGGVSVGESPELINATVKHTAPLLPVNKPRYLMGVGTYREMAQAIAHGIDLFDCVIPTRLGRHGTALVQGHRINIKNAQYKRDYQPLDPTCSCYACQNFSRAYLNHMVRSREMLGYIMLSLHNITELIRFTQQIRQAIFNNTFAQEFSMWLMDASF